The following are encoded together in the Streptosporangiales bacterium genome:
- a CDS encoding metalloregulator ArsR/SmtB family transcription factor, with translation MTGMHAFDVLGDPVRRRILELLADGEQASGTLGAVVQQEFGISQPAVSQHLKVLRDNGFATVRAEGARRLYAVESAPLREVDMWLDRFRVFWDQHLDALATELARGRRERRQAARNDPGATETDQQEDT, from the coding sequence ATGACGGGCATGCACGCGTTCGACGTCCTCGGTGATCCGGTCAGGCGCCGGATCCTCGAGCTGCTCGCCGACGGCGAGCAGGCGTCGGGCACGCTCGGCGCGGTCGTCCAGCAGGAGTTCGGCATCTCCCAGCCCGCGGTGTCCCAGCATCTGAAGGTGTTGCGGGACAACGGCTTCGCGACCGTACGGGCCGAGGGTGCCCGCCGGTTGTACGCGGTCGAGTCCGCGCCGCTGCGGGAGGTCGACATGTGGCTGGACAGGTTCCGCGTCTTCTGGGACCAGCACCTCGACGCGCTGGCCACCGAGCTCGCGCGCGGCAGGCGAGAGAGACGACAGGCGGCTCGGAACGATCCGGGCGCCACGGAGACCGACCAGCAGGAGGACACGTGA
- a CDS encoding adenylyl-sulfate kinase has translation MESRSEALFIGGRSGVGKTTVAYEIHAQLSAREVRHALIEGDNLDMAYPPTREHGLAERNLAAMWGNYRSLGFRRMIYVNTASVRVVDELTEVMGDRPRVTAVLLTSSDATARERLGRREIGSTLDWHVHRSDLMAAELDEATKPWVHRVATDGRQVSDIAAEVITLTGWDAVRGARPG, from the coding sequence ATGGAGTCGAGGAGCGAAGCCCTGTTCATCGGCGGACGCTCCGGCGTCGGCAAGACCACCGTCGCGTACGAGATCCACGCTCAGCTCAGCGCGCGCGAGGTGCGGCATGCGCTGATCGAGGGCGACAACCTCGACATGGCGTACCCGCCCACGCGGGAGCACGGGCTCGCCGAGCGCAACCTGGCGGCGATGTGGGGCAACTACCGCTCGCTCGGCTTCCGGCGGATGATCTACGTCAACACCGCGAGCGTGCGCGTGGTCGATGAGCTGACCGAGGTCATGGGTGACCGTCCGCGCGTGACCGCCGTCCTGCTGACGTCGAGCGACGCGACGGCGCGGGAGCGGCTGGGTCGGCGGGAGATCGGCAGCACCCTCGACTGGCACGTCCACCGCAGCGACCTCATGGCCGCCGAGCTCGACGAGGCGACGAAACCGTGGGTGCACAGGGTCGCGACCGACGGACGTCAGGTCTCCGACATCGCGGCAGAGGTCATCACGCTCACCGGCTGGGACGCCGTCCGCGGGGCGCGACCCGGCTAA
- a CDS encoding PPOX class F420-dependent oxidoreductase produces MTFTDIERIYLRRQPLGRLASLNPDGAPQNHPVTYWLNGDTGTIDIGGPWLGSTQKFRNVSADPRVSFVVDDMAAPEESVGPDGQTGRGLEIRGRAEVFVAERPLMDGFTHEVIRIHPRRVVAWNLDGPGTNARDVTRERVG; encoded by the coding sequence ATGACCTTCACCGACATCGAACGCATCTACCTCCGGCGACAGCCGCTGGGACGTCTCGCCAGCCTGAACCCGGACGGCGCGCCCCAGAATCATCCCGTCACCTACTGGTTGAACGGCGACACCGGCACGATCGACATCGGTGGGCCCTGGCTGGGCAGCACGCAGAAGTTCCGCAACGTCTCCGCCGACCCACGCGTGTCCTTCGTCGTCGACGACATGGCCGCACCCGAGGAGAGCGTCGGTCCCGACGGGCAGACCGGGCGCGGCCTGGAGATCCGCGGTCGCGCCGAGGTCTTCGTCGCAGAGCGTCCGCTGATGGACGGGTTCACCCACGAGGTCATCCGCATCCATCCGCGCCGCGTCGTCGCCTGGAACCTCGACGGACCGGGCACGAACGCCCGCGACGTCACCCGCGAGCGGGTCGGCTGA
- a CDS encoding GNAT family N-acetyltransferase has product MSTPSPYARPVIDVRPADDDDVADLRAVAAAAYERYVARIGRPPAPMEADYAAAVRDGQTWVAVRAGRFVGFVVLVARPDHLLLDNVAVLPAEQGGGVGARLLDLAEEQARSRGLAEVRLYTNEAMTENLGYYLRRGYEETHRAEQDGFRRVFFRKSVAP; this is encoded by the coding sequence ATGTCAACTCCGTCGCCGTACGCTAGGCCCGTGATCGATGTCCGACCGGCGGACGACGACGACGTCGCCGACCTGCGAGCGGTGGCCGCCGCCGCGTATGAGCGCTACGTCGCGCGCATCGGCCGTCCACCCGCGCCCATGGAGGCCGACTACGCCGCGGCGGTCCGCGACGGGCAGACCTGGGTCGCGGTCCGGGCCGGCAGGTTCGTCGGCTTCGTCGTCCTCGTCGCGCGGCCGGACCACCTCCTGCTCGACAACGTCGCCGTCTTGCCCGCGGAGCAGGGCGGCGGAGTCGGTGCGCGGTTGCTCGACCTCGCCGAGGAGCAGGCGCGATCGAGGGGACTCGCCGAGGTGCGGCTCTACACCAACGAGGCCATGACCGAGAACCTTGGCTACTACCTCAGGCGTGGGTATGAGGAGACGCATCGCGCCGAGCAGGACGGCTTCCGGCGCGTGTTCTTCCGCAAGTCCGTTGCACCGTAG
- a CDS encoding polyketide cyclase, whose amino-acid sequence MSEIMDHLTAMHRELHDRTMPVGEGKAVVMRRQFDATIEDVWDALTDADRLKRWFLPVSGDFRLGGHYQIEGNAGGKVLVCESPHLLKVTWNYGFDPDTEGVSEVEVRLSEGQGGTTTFELVHAAVTPPEMWDQFGPGAVGVGWDQMLLGLGLHMAGNEFEGDIETWHETDEGREFIGASSRAWRVAHEANGASAAEAAAAAEQTFAFYAPEPGAGDEPAG is encoded by the coding sequence GTGAGCGAGATCATGGACCACCTCACCGCGATGCACCGCGAGCTGCACGACCGCACGATGCCCGTGGGCGAGGGCAAGGCCGTCGTGATGCGCAGGCAGTTCGACGCGACGATCGAGGACGTCTGGGACGCCCTCACCGACGCCGATCGGCTCAAGCGCTGGTTCCTGCCGGTGAGCGGTGATTTCCGCCTCGGCGGTCACTACCAGATCGAGGGCAACGCCGGCGGCAAGGTCCTGGTGTGCGAGTCTCCGCACCTGCTCAAGGTGACTTGGAACTACGGCTTCGACCCGGACACCGAGGGGGTCAGCGAGGTCGAGGTTCGCCTATCCGAGGGGCAGGGCGGCACCACCACGTTCGAGCTCGTCCACGCCGCGGTCACACCGCCGGAGATGTGGGACCAGTTCGGGCCGGGCGCGGTCGGCGTCGGCTGGGACCAGATGCTGCTCGGTCTCGGTCTGCACATGGCCGGGAACGAGTTCGAGGGCGACATCGAGACCTGGCACGAGACGGACGAGGGCCGCGAGTTCATCGGCGCCAGCAGTCGGGCATGGCGGGTCGCGCACGAGGCGAACGGCGCGTCCGCGGCCGAGGCGGCCGCCGCAGCCGAGCAGACGTTCGCGTTCTACGCCCCGGAGCCCGGAGCAGGAGACGAGCCGGCCGGCTGA
- a CDS encoding RNA polymerase sigma factor, with the protein MEDLLRRLAPRVLAAVVRRYGHFDAAEDAVQEALLAAATQWPEGGTPDSPQGWLITVAARRLTDLLRSEQAGRRREEKVASLTPPDELLSPAADVGGSSSQDDTLTLLLLCCHPGLTAPSQIALTLRAVGGLTTAQIARAFLVPETTMGQRISRAKQSIKAAGARFRPPSEDELADRLGAVLHVLYLIFNEGYTATSGPDLHRGELSGEAIRLTRVVHALLPDDGEVAGLLALMLLTDARRPARTRPDGSLVPLAEQDRGRWDRESIDEGIALISETLPRTVPGPYQIQAAIGAVHAETPHAEDTDWPQIVVLYRLLEELAPNPMVTLNHAVAVAMVHGPQAGLDLLAPLDDDDRLAGHHRLHAVRAHLLEMAGDHQRARSCYLAAARLTTSLPEQNYLQARAARLAEDG; encoded by the coding sequence ATGGAGGACCTGCTGCGCCGGCTGGCGCCGCGGGTCCTCGCCGCGGTCGTACGGCGGTACGGGCACTTCGACGCCGCCGAGGACGCGGTGCAGGAGGCGTTGTTGGCCGCGGCGACGCAGTGGCCGGAAGGCGGGACGCCCGACAGCCCGCAGGGATGGCTGATCACGGTAGCCGCGCGCCGGCTGACCGACCTGCTCCGCAGCGAGCAGGCCGGCCGGCGCAGGGAGGAGAAGGTGGCCTCGCTGACCCCGCCGGACGAGCTGCTCTCGCCGGCTGCCGACGTCGGGGGATCGTCGAGCCAGGACGACACGCTGACCCTGCTGTTGTTGTGCTGCCATCCCGGCCTCACCGCGCCGTCCCAGATCGCGCTCACCCTGCGCGCCGTCGGCGGTCTCACCACGGCGCAGATCGCCCGGGCGTTCCTGGTGCCCGAGACGACCATGGGCCAGCGCATCAGCCGCGCCAAGCAGAGCATCAAGGCGGCGGGCGCCCGGTTCCGACCGCCGTCCGAGGACGAGCTGGCGGACCGTCTCGGTGCCGTCCTGCACGTGCTCTACCTGATCTTCAACGAGGGGTACACCGCCACCTCCGGCCCCGACCTGCACCGCGGCGAGCTGAGCGGTGAGGCGATCCGGCTCACCCGGGTCGTCCACGCGCTGCTTCCCGACGACGGCGAGGTTGCCGGACTCCTCGCGCTCATGCTGCTCACCGACGCGCGCCGGCCTGCACGCACGCGGCCCGACGGCAGCCTCGTCCCGCTCGCCGAACAAGACCGCGGCCGGTGGGACAGGGAGTCGATCGACGAAGGCATTGCGCTCATCAGCGAGACCCTGCCCCGGACGGTGCCCGGCCCGTACCAGATCCAGGCGGCCATCGGCGCGGTGCACGCGGAGACACCGCACGCGGAGGACACCGACTGGCCGCAGATCGTCGTGCTGTACCGGCTACTCGAAGAGCTGGCGCCCAACCCCATGGTCACCCTCAACCACGCCGTCGCGGTCGCCATGGTGCACGGCCCGCAGGCCGGCCTCGACCTGCTCGCGCCCCTGGACGACGACGACCGGCTCGCCGGGCACCACCGCCTCCACGCGGTCCGCGCACACCTGCTGGAGATGGCGGGGGACCACCAGCGCGCCCGATCCTGCTACCTCGCGGCCGCACGCCTGACCACCAGCCTCCCCGAGCAGAACTACCTGCAGGCCCGAGCGGCCCGGCTGGCCGAGGACGGTTAG